The Streptomyces sp. NBC_00236 DNA window CGGACCGGTTCGCGGTCCTTCTCGCGGACCAGCTCCCGGACCCGGGCGCGGCGACGGGCACCGCTCACGCAGACTTCAGGTACGCCAATCTCGCCGTACGAGGACGTCTCCTCGACCAGATCGTCGAGGAGCAGGTGCCGCGCGCCAAGGAACTCGCCCCCGATCTGGTGAGCTTCTGCGCCGGCGGCAACGACATCATCCGGCCGGGCACCGATCCCGACGACGTGGCCGAGCGCTTCGAGCGCGCGGTCGCCGACCTGACCCGGTCGGTCGGCACGGTCATGGTCACCACCGGCTTCGACACCCGCAACGTGCCCGTGCTGCGCCATCTGCGCGGCAAGATCGCCACCTACACCGCGCATGTACGGTCCATCGCCGACCGCTACGACTGCCCGGTCCTCGACCTGTGGTCCCTGCGCTCGGTCCAGGACCGGCGCGCCTGGGACGACGACCGGCTGCACCTGTCGCCCGAGGGCCACACCCGGGTCGCGCTGCGCGCCGCCCAGGTCCTCGGCCTCGGCGTACCCGCCGATCCGGACCAGGAGTGGCCGCCGCAGGCCCAGCGCGGAACGCTCGAAGTGCGGCGCGACGACATCCACTGGGCACGCGAGTACCTGGTCCCGTGGATCGGCCGGCGGCTGCGCGGTGAGTCCTCGGGGGACCACGTGGAGGCCAAGCGGCCCGACCTGCTGCCTCTCTGAGAGGCTCGCAGTCCTCAGTCGCCCCGGGCGAACGGGGCGACGGAGGACACCGGCCGCGCCGGTATGCGCTCCAGCACTCCGCCGGCGAAGACGTCGTAGAGCGGCAGCGTCTCCAGGTGCACATAGCCGATGTGGCAGTCGCAGACGGCGAGCGGACAGGCCCGGGGACCCAGCGCCGCGCGGTAGCTGCCGTCGTAGAGATTGCCGAGCTCCGCGCGGACGAAGTGGCAGCGGCGCACCGTGCCGTCGCCGTCCACCGAGATCACCGACTCACCGGTCCGGCAGGGCAGCCCCGCCGAACGGTGCGGATGCCGGCTGTACGGGAACAGCGGGTCGACCGCCGTCCACCGGTCCGCCTCCTCGTCCGTATAGGTGTGGCCCTCGGCGGCGTTGACCCAGAGGTAGACCTGCTCGGGCAGCGCCGCCCGCAGCCGTCGCGCCTCGTCGAGGTGGCCGTCGAGGCCGACGATTCCCACGCTGTGGCGGATCCCCAGAGCCACCAGCTCCTCACACCGCCCGAGGAAGCGTTCGTACGGTGTCTGGCCCGGGTGGTACGTGCACCAGAGCGCGATCTTGTCGCGACCGGCGGCACCGGCCGAGGCCAGCCACTGCGTACGTCCGCCGAGGTTCGTCTGGATCGCCACCCGCTGGACATGCGGGAGCCGGGCCAGCTCGACCACCGCACGGCGGTACCAGGAGCGGACCAGCCCTTCGCCCCAGGGGGTGAACAGCACCGAGATCCGGTCAGCGCTCTGCGCCGTCACCCACGCCGTGAAGCGCTCCAGCGCGGCCCGGTCGGCCCGCAGCTGTTCCCGGCTGTCGCGGCGCTTGGCGAACGGACAGTACGGGCAGTCGTAATCGCACGACGCGAGCGGACCGCGGTAGAGAATCGTGAGGTCCATGCGGGGCTCACTTCAGCTCGTACGCGGCCATCGCGGCCCGTACGGCAGGGGAGAAGAGATCGGGGCCCAGCGCGTCGGAGTGGGCGAGTCCTTCGGGCGACAGGCGCAGCAGGCCGGTGGCCGACGCGTCGCGGTCGAGCCAGCCCCGGGCGTCGAACCGGGCGAGCTCCTCGGCGAAGTCCTCGTCCGGGTCCGTACCGAACCGCTCGCCGTACTCGGCCACGCGCAGCCCCTCGGCCTGCAGGACGGACTGCAGGAGATGGCGGCGGCGCGCCTCGTCGTCGTCGGTGAACCGGCCCACCTCGGCGTGCGAGAAGTCCTCGGTGGCGGTGTAGCCGTCGATGATGGCCCGCACCTCACGCATCTCCACCGCGTAGTCGAAGGAGTAGTGCAGCCGCGACGTGTACGAGCGGGCGCCGCAGCCCAGGCCGATCATGCCGTCGGTCTGGCAGGCGTGGTCGTCCGGGCCCCCGGCCCGCGGGGCGTCGGCGCGGCGGAACATCCGCATGGACACCTGCTCGTAGCCGCGGGCGAGCAGGTGATCGCGGCCGGCCCGGTACAGCCGCAGCCGCTGCTCGTCCCAGGCCGCGTCCGCCGCGGCCTCGTCGGCGGCTCCGAGCCGGCCCAGCCCGGTCAGAGGACGGACGTAGAGCGGGTAGAGGTACAGCTCCTCCGGCCGCCACTGGAGCGCGGCGTCCAGCGAGGTGCGCCAGCTCCGCTCGGTCTGGCCGTCGATGCCGTAGATCAGGTCGATGTTCAGGACCGGGATGCCGCTGTCCCTGATCAGGCCCAGGGCCGTCTCCACATCGGCGCGCCGCTGCGGACGGACTGCCGCACGGGCCTCGGCCTCGACGAAGCTCTGCACACCGATGCTGATCCTGGTCGTCCCCCGGTCCGCGAGGACGGCCAGCCGGTCGGCCGTCGCGGTCGACGGCGAGGTCTCCACGGAGAGCGGCACGGACCGCAGATCGGCGCCCATGCGCTTCTCCGCGATGTCGCACAGTCGCTCCAGCTCACCCGCGGTCAGGAAGGTCGGCGTGCCCCCGCCGAACGCGGCCGCGGCGAAGCGCACCGGTTCCCCGTCGCCCAGCGCGTCCCGGACGGCGGTCGCCTGCCGGTCCAGCGCGTCGAGGTAGCGGGTGGTCAGCTCGTCGGGCGCGCCGATGCGTGTGAAGAGGTTGCAGAAGCCGCAGCGGACCTCGCAGAAGGGTATGTGGAGGTAGAGCGAGAGCGCGTCCTTGCTCTCGCCCGCCCACAGGTCACTCAACGCGGGCCGCCCGCCCGGGCGCCCGGAGAGCCTGCGGTACGCCGTCTTGTGCGGGTAGGCGTAGACGTAACTCTGGTACGGGCGGGTGGTGTGCGGACTGGTCATCGTGCGGTGGCTCCCGGCTCCAGGAAGAAATGCGCGTACGGAACGGTCCAGACCGACTCGTGACCGAGCCGGTGGCCGGTGTAGCCGTCGTCGCCGTACGCCGTGCCGTGGTCGGAGCAGACGATGGCGAAGGCGCGGCGGCGGCTGCTCGCGGCGGCGAAGAGGCGCCCGATGTGGGCGTCCACGTACTCCAGCGCGGCCGCGTGGGTGGCGCGGCTGTCGCCCGCGTCGCGGGTGGCCCCCGGCCGGTGGAACCAGTTCGGCTGGTGCAGCGCCGACACGTTGACGAAGAGGAACAGCCGCTGACCGTCCGGGAGCTCCCGGACGACCTGCTCGGCGCGGGACACCTGCGCCTCGAACGACGTGGGCGAGGCCACGCCGAACTCCGGCTCCCAGTGCGCCTCCTGGAACAGCCCGGGCAGCACCGAGCCGAGCGGTGCCTGCCGGTTGAAGAACCCGACGCCGCCGATGCACACCGTGCGGTATCCCGCACCGGCGAGTGCCGAGACCAGATCGGGCGCATCGAAGACGAAGGTGCGCTCCGCCGTGGTCTCACTGCCCGCGAAGCGTGCGGCGAACAGCCGGGGATGCGGTCCGGGAGCGGCCGGGGTGGGCAGGAACCCCGCGAAGATCGCCTGGTGGGAGGCGTAGGTGAAGCTCCCCGGGGCATGCCGCTCCTCCCAGACGCCGCCGGGCAGATGCCGGGCCAGATTCGGGATGCGCCCGTCGGCGGCGAGCTCCACCGCGACGTCGTACCGCAGCGTGTCCAGAGTGACGAGGAGCAGATCGTGGCTGCCCACGACCTCGCTCATGTCGGGGGCGACGGCGTCCGTGCGGTCGGAGGGTGGTTCAGGATGTTGCGCTGACACGGTGGTTCCTTGTTCGGTTCAGTACGGCGGC harbors:
- a CDS encoding SGNH/GDSL hydrolase family protein; its protein translation is MADDSNNIQQGVINQQGAIGSYAAIGDSFTEGVGDPGPDGTFVGWADRFAVLLADQLPDPGAATGTAHADFRYANLAVRGRLLDQIVEEQVPRAKELAPDLVSFCAGGNDIIRPGTDPDDVAERFERAVADLTRSVGTVMVTTGFDTRNVPVLRHLRGKIATYTAHVRSIADRYDCPVLDLWSLRSVQDRRAWDDDRLHLSPEGHTRVALRAAQVLGLGVPADPDQEWPPQAQRGTLEVRRDDIHWAREYLVPWIGRRLRGESSGDHVEAKRPDLLPL
- a CDS encoding STM4011 family radical SAM protein; its protein translation is MDLTILYRGPLASCDYDCPYCPFAKRRDSREQLRADRAALERFTAWVTAQSADRISVLFTPWGEGLVRSWYRRAVVELARLPHVQRVAIQTNLGGRTQWLASAGAAGRDKIALWCTYHPGQTPYERFLGRCEELVALGIRHSVGIVGLDGHLDEARRLRAALPEQVYLWVNAAEGHTYTDEEADRWTAVDPLFPYSRHPHRSAGLPCRTGESVISVDGDGTVRRCHFVRAELGNLYDGSYRAALGPRACPLAVCDCHIGYVHLETLPLYDVFAGGVLERIPARPVSSVAPFARGD
- a CDS encoding STM4012 family radical SAM protein, producing the protein MTSPHTTRPYQSYVYAYPHKTAYRRLSGRPGGRPALSDLWAGESKDALSLYLHIPFCEVRCGFCNLFTRIGAPDELTTRYLDALDRQATAVRDALGDGEPVRFAAAAFGGGTPTFLTAGELERLCDIAEKRMGADLRSVPLSVETSPSTATADRLAVLADRGTTRISIGVQSFVEAEARAAVRPQRRADVETALGLIRDSGIPVLNIDLIYGIDGQTERSWRTSLDAALQWRPEELYLYPLYVRPLTGLGRLGAADEAAADAAWDEQRLRLYRAGRDHLLARGYEQVSMRMFRRADAPRAGGPDDHACQTDGMIGLGCGARSYTSRLHYSFDYAVEMREVRAIIDGYTATEDFSHAEVGRFTDDDEARRRHLLQSVLQAEGLRVAEYGERFGTDPDEDFAEELARFDARGWLDRDASATGLLRLSPEGLAHSDALGPDLFSPAVRAAMAAYELK
- a CDS encoding STM4013/SEN3800 family hydrolase; the encoded protein is MSEVVGSHDLLLVTLDTLRYDVAVELAADGRIPNLARHLPGGVWEERHAPGSFTYASHQAIFAGFLPTPAAPGPHPRLFAARFAGSETTAERTFVFDAPDLVSALAGAGYRTVCIGGVGFFNRQAPLGSVLPGLFQEAHWEPEFGVASPTSFEAQVSRAEQVVRELPDGQRLFLFVNVSALHQPNWFHRPGATRDAGDSRATHAAALEYVDAHIGRLFAAASSRRRAFAIVCSDHGTAYGDDGYTGHRLGHESVWTVPYAHFFLEPGATAR